AGTTCCATTTCTTGTTGCTCAAGCTCTGTACTATGCAACACAGGAGCAGGCTGGAATGTTCTAGTCTCAAAACCACAGAAAGAATGAGAAAAGGAGCCATACCTCATCCCATACTCGTAGTATGAAAGATATGGTGTGAGGATTGCTATACTTTTTGTATGCTATTTGTAAGTTGTATCATTCATTTTTGTACTATAAACCCAAATGCCCATGTATTGGAAATGAGGGGACAAAACCTTTCAACATTTCCCATTTATTTTGCCAGTTGTTGATGTGTTGTAAACCTGCACGCAAGACAGAATGATTGTTATATTATATTGCTAAGTAATTCCTTCAAACTATTTTTGTACGGATacacttgcaagaaataatTTGCTAATAATTTGTTTGTACATAAGATATTATTGCCAAATGTTTCATAAAAGCTTTGTGATGTTACTAGTTTGTTCTGATGAAGTGGGACAGAAATTGTATATCCATTGTAATATCTGAAGAATCAGACCTGTAGTTTCCAGTCAGTGCTGAGTCATGTGTCTTGTAAAAGTATCTTGTGTTTTCATTCGTTTTAAGCATTAGCACTAAAGTGACACAAGTAAATGAGTCACTtgagtatgtctctctctctttctgtaactCATTTGAAGTAAAATGTACAGTCAAtgtacacgactttgacttttTGACTTTGTATATGTAGAAATGTGGATGTAAAAAAGAAGTTTGCGTTGACGTGGGTGAATTGGCCAggccatactgtactgaccacaCAGAATCCCTGAACCACTGTCGGGAACATGATACCCTCTAAATATTTTATTCAGTCACAACCAAACCATATGACCAGCAGTTTAACTTAATTGCCACTTTGGGGAATAATATTCAGAGTTGGCATTTTTTAATAGTAACACTAACTCTGTGTTGCACCTGTAATTTCTTAGTGGGGTCATTATGTATTGAGGTCCACCTTTTGTTTTTACTATCTGGCTCTAATAAACAAAACTACTCACTCAATTCCATGAATGCTCTTCCCTGTGTGCACTTTCAGTTAAGCATGAAAGAACTTTTGTAAAACAAGTTTATCTTGTTCTGGCCAACGATGTAAAATATAAATAGCTGTGGGTTTATTGGAAATATATTGGTTGGATCTAATATAATTTGCATGATGCACTTTctgtattgttttttttctcagtaTGATTTTGTCTAATGACAATCCTTTCCTTACAGTCCAACTCCCTCTTTGGAAGAATAAAAATGCCAGGTCATGTCAGGTTGTCTTTTGTCAAGATTGCAGCCAACGGACTATGCAATTTTCTCTAGATGCAATGTTTAcaaattgttatattttcccCATATCCTTATTTTATATACATATACTCTAGATTGATTCATTGGTTTAAAGAGAACACACTGGTCATCTTAAACATGTTTTCACTGTTCAGTATTTCTTTATGGTCCATTCAGCCATAAACTTCCACAAGGGGGAGATAGAATACATGTATTACGTTTACTATGACAGCAATGTGTGTGATAGGaacttttttattttctatAAAACATATACATATTTAGCTATAAAAGCCATGGTATAAAACGTTCACATTTATAatttacacacagacatgtctCACTCTTAAAATGTTGTGTTCAGCTATATTCTTGTCTAATGAAAAGCATCTCATTTAACAACTCAAACAGGTCTTCCTGGCCGATGACAGGTCTGAAGAACAGTTCTGTTAGAAGGTTTTGACTGACAGTCTGTGCGGTTGAGGCTGCCAGAAGAATACGTCTAAAGCGGTCCTTTCCCCATTGATCATTTAGGATTACCTCTTGGAGAGCTTTCTGTGCCTCTTGTTGTAGACTTTCAATAAGTGAAGAGACACCAAGTCCTTGTACATCTGCAAAGGAGACGTGAGGGTGAAAGATGACGTTAACATGTCTGTAGAACACATACATTGCCATGTAAAGTTTTACAATAAAGTTTTAGAAGCACTAGATTTCTCAGAATTGATACTGAACTGATTTTGAGTTTTTACCTGGATTAAACAACAACGTTCCCTTTAGATATGCGTATTCTTTTGGACTGAGACCCAGATCCCAGAGCTTGTCTAAGCAGCATCTGAGTTTGTGCACCCAAGCGAGGGTAGGTAGGCACCTCCTTTTATCCTCCTCTTCACGACTCTGGGCCTGACCGCTGAGCAGAATCCTCCGCAGCTTGCTGGAATCTGGTAATTCAGCCACCTCGAAGACCATCCTCTCCTGGGCCAGCCCCAGAAGAAAGAGGGGAGCCCAGCAGTCCCTTAGCAGTGCTAGCTGGTCCTCTGAGGGTAACTGACTGAAAGATGGCAAACTTTTCATGAACCGCACAGTTTTGACCAGAACATCGGATGCAATTTGACAGGCACCTTCAGGGTTCTTCAGGCAAACTGCCTTCCGCTGCTCACAGTGGCAGTTGTGTGGCATGGCATAGTTGTtcaggttgttgttgttgttcaggtAACTACTGTCCTTCCGGCTGAGGATACTGTATAGGATGGTGTTCGGGTGTTGATCTTGGGAACCCGAGCAATAGCAGTCTGTCTTCATCTCATCAAGAGGAAACATATTGAATTAATTAATCCAAATGGCGATGCTGCGACAAGGAACACAGACCAACCTACTCTCTGGGTCGGATAATCATGTATGGAGTGTAGCTTCAGTCACCAATTCCTATTTAAAGATTGCATCCCCTTTCTATGACAAGTCAGCCTTGACCTGGTGAAAAAAACGGAATGACCCTGGACTGCTGGCTGAGTTAGGCTTCTCCACGTGGAGGCAATAAGACACACGCTGTGACAGTCACGGTGGAAGTGAAGTGAGGCTGCTGGTGGGGTGAATGACATTTATCATGTTTACCTCAGTCGTTAACTCACAAGTCTGTACCAGGCTACCAAGGACTACCAGGGTCAATGCTCAGAGTGCCACTCCAATCTGCCACCCACATTGAATTCAGTTTACTTCACTTTACTTCACTTACTTTACTAACTTCCACATGTACATAAAATAATTGATATTTTTTAATGTTGGCATGTTTTGCTTTTGGCCAAATAACATTTAGatgtaaatactgtatatgtgGGGTCAATATAAATACTTTAAACACTAGTATAATTTTTTCACTAGTTGTATTTTTCTAAAACCCAACatagatgtttttttgtttttatgacaAAAATGGTGTGAATTAAAAGTAAGTACTTTTAAGCAGAACAATCAATATATTATCAACCTGTTTTATTACAGTTTATTTAAATGGTTTGATCATGCTTCCACAGGTATTTTATCTGGGTCACAGAAGCAGTGAGCTCTCGGTCAGTGACTCCTGTATCAGAGATATCACCTGCTAATCAGTAAAAATAATAATCTTATGATAATAAACATCATAAGCATTAATCTTAGTAACTTAATCTAAACATTTTTCATTTCATAACTTAAAGTTATGAAATGAAAGTTCAAAAGTTGAAAAGTTTTTTTacggggggttgggtgggggttaATTGCTGTAGTATTTGTGTATGTAGGCCTTTGTGTCTTTTGTTAATGTAGAATGCTCTACATTATCAATCTACCATGTGAAACATTAAATAACATGATTTTACTTGTAGCAAATAGCAATGATACTGTAGCCTGTTTTGCCCATGGTCTGAATGGTCTGAGAGGTTGCACTATGTGCTTCCCTGTACATGTACAGTGAGGGGTTCACTAGGAAATTAATCTGCATATAGAATACTGCAAAACATTCTAGGCTGTAATATTCACAAATAGACTACATTTTAGTCTAGCTGTATACAACTCTGAAGACTTTAATCTGCAATATTTGGGCAATTTGCCTTGGATATAAGGCAttgaaaagaatatatataGTTCTTAATCTCATTAAAGACTATTATATCCGGTTATAATAAAGTCGTTTTTGCCCAATGTATTTGTACTTATTTGTGTACTAAAATATTCTGATCATCTGTGCTCTCTTACAGTCATTGGGTGCTCTGTTTCCCAGTATTTTACGTCTCTGGTTTTACTGGCTCATCCGCTCATTTATGGCAGTTTCTTGTTGGTTTATTTGTCTGTCACTCAAAATGTAGGTCCCTGACTAGTAGTTTTGATTCGGTAAATTTTTCTTGTCTCGCAGAGTTACCAGTTACACGCTGTTTCCAGGAAGTAGTTGTCTACAACAGCGTGACTTAACATTGTGACCACCATCCccatttagctagctaactgtctGTTTAGCTTTCGTACAGTGAATATTTTGCATAACATTGAATATGGGTGATGATGAAGAAAAGTATGACGGAATGTTGCTGGTTATGGCACAACAACACGAAGGAGGGGTGCAAGAGGTAGCTAATACATTGCataagatagctagctagcgcgtTTGGCTACCTAGCTAGCCAACCAACATCGCTCGCTTACAAAAACGAGGCTGACATGCTGCATTAGCTTATCTACTGCTTAATCACATTCAATGAGGAAAGTAAATAGTTTACTGTGCTAATAATAAGTTGCGTAGACATGTTGCTCTAATATTTCTTAGAAGCagcctaactagctagctacagtagttaGGCTACCTTAAATCAGTGTGATTGCGTTAGCTACAATGTTTGAATTTGTACTAGCTACAAGTACGTTAACGTTATGACAACCTTTCTTTCTAGCCCTAGCCAGTATAATTAGCTAGCCAGTTAGAAGGCTGGTATTGACATAAATTGGCATTGAAGGCTGGTTGGCAATGTCAAATCTGGCTT
Above is a window of Osmerus mordax isolate fOsmMor3 chromosome 18, fOsmMor3.pri, whole genome shotgun sequence DNA encoding:
- the nr0b2b gene encoding nuclear receptor subfamily 0, group B, member 2b; translated protein: MFPLDEMKTDCYCSGSQDQHPNTILYSILSRKDSSYLNNNNNLNNYAMPHNCHCEQRKAVCLKNPEGACQIASDVLVKTVRFMKSLPSFSQLPSEDQLALLRDCWAPLFLLGLAQERMVFEVAELPDSSKLRRILLSGQAQSREEEDKRRCLPTLAWVHKLRCCLDKLWDLGLSPKEYAYLKGTLLFNPDVQGLGVSSLIESLQQEAQKALQEVILNDQWGKDRFRRILLAASTAQTVSQNLLTELFFRPVIGQEDLFELLNEMLFIRQEYS